The genomic DNA GATGTCTGATGTCACTGCAGCGCATAGGAAGGAGATATCGAAGCGCTACTGGGAAGAGGGAAGGGCTAGCGGAGAGCTGTCGTCAAACTCCATAGCAAAAAAAGGGAACAAGTTTGAACAATTCTCAAAGGATGCTCTTTCGATGGTGGCCGGTGACACGAATGTGGCAACGGCGGTAATGGGGTCGTACACGGCGAACTATAAGATCCTGAGAGCCAATAGGCATGGAATCCAAGCGCGAATAACCATCAGGAACTCGATGACTATTTCCTCGTTTGCTCACATTGCAACGGGATATGGAACGGGATCGGAGCGTTTTGTTCAGCGGTGGCTGGACAATGATGGGATAATTGCGGCCGATGGAGTTGGTCGGAGTCATGACATGACGATCGTCTTCCGGGTTGTCATGCCGTAGACCTGTGTGATCTGGGCGCTCATGGCGTTGGATGCCCAGACTCCTGCGGTACCCAGACCGGTTGGTAGTCTCTGGTAATGGAGCGAGATATGCGCGAAAAGGGATCAATTTTGACTTTCTGCAGTGCTCTAGTCACCACGTCGGTGATGGTTATTTCGCTGTCGGGTTGTGCATTCCTTGACAATGAGGCTACTGTGAAATATCCCGACGGCAAGGTGGTGAGTTCGGAAATTCTTGTTGGTAAATGGGTGTCAGGTGAAGCGGAATTGAACTTGCAGCAGGGTGGGAAATTTTTGGCTGCCGCCGTTATTGGTAGATACTTCGACTGTGTCGATGGCGGGCTGAATGGCGTACAGAGGAAAACTGGTGGAGGAGATTGGCGTAGTCGTGAAAGTCTGGGCGCCAGTACGGTATTCCTGGATTTTGGCGAAGGATGCTATACTGCTTTGACTGTGGGGGATGTGGGGAATAATATGGTTCTGTGGAATCATGTCGAGGGTCGAGATGGCCGACCGACGGTATTTACTCGAGAATAGGTGTCGGCGTACGGTCTTTTAGACGCCTAACTGTCCGATATGTTCCGAGGATTTTCGGCCATAAATTCCCGCACAGGAAGAAGAACGCGCCCTTTTGGTTGCCGACCATCATGTCTATTGATCCGAAACGCTTTGGGTTCAGGCTCGTTGACGGTGTGTGAGTGATCTGGTGGGGATGCGCGGGCCTGGTCGCCGGACGCGCAGGAGGCCGTGCGGTTGCTGGCAGTGTCCGCGCTGGTGGAGGGCCGGGACCGGGTAGAGGTTGCCGCCCTGTTCAAGGTGTCGGTCAGGGCCGTGGACAACTGGTGGGCGAAGTGGCAGGCCGGCGGGCGGGGCGCACTGTTCTCCCGCGCGCGGGGTCGTCGCGTGGGTGAGCATCAGGTCCTGTCGGAGGCCGAGCAGGCCGCCGTGCGGCAGGCTGTCCTCGATCACATCCCCTCCGACCTGGGGCTTTCGGGTCAACTGTGGACACGGGGGCAGATAGGCGAGCTGATCTTCAAGCTGTACCGGGTCCGCTTCACCGAGCCCGGGGTGGGCAAGTACCTCAAGCGTGGGGACTGACCTTCCAGCGTCCGGACAAGCGGGCGGTCGAGCAGGATCCGGAAGCGGTCCGCCTCTGGCACGAGGAGACCTGGCCGGTGATCCGGGCCAGGGCGAAGGCGGAGAGCGCCGAGGTTCTCTTCGGCGACCAGGTCGGGATCCGCTCGGACCAGGTCACCGGCCGCACCTGGGGCGCCAAGGGCACGACTCCCATCGTCCGCCGGACTGGGAACCGGTTCTCCGTGAACGCCATGTCCGCGATCAGCACCCGCGGCCGGATGCACTTCATGGTCTTCACCGAGTCGTTCGACGCGAAGGTCATGTGCCGCTTCCTCGCCCGGCTCGTCGGGCACTTCGACCGGAAGATCCACCTGATCGTCGACCGGCATTCGGCCCACCGCTCGAAGACCGTCCGGGCCTGGCTCGCCGGCCACAAGGACCAGATCGAGCTGCACTTCCTGCCTTCGTACTCACCCGAGCTGAACCCCGACGAGCTGGTCAACGCCGACCTCAAACGCAGCCTGCCCCACACCCACCGGGCCAGGAACCAGACCGAACTCGCCGCCGAAACCCGCAGGTTCTTCCATAGACGCCAGCGTCAACCACACATCGTCCGCGGCTACTTCGGCGGCCCGCACGTCCGCTACGTCCTGGACGAGAACCCTTTGAGTTTCTGATCAATGAGCCTTTTCCAACCTCATGTTGAGGCGTGGTGGAGGACGAGGACTGCCTTCACGATGTCGGTGATCCGGTTGGTGCTGCAGCGGAGCTTCCGCAGGAGGCGCCAACCTTTCAGCACGGCCATGGCCTGCTCGCCGACGCAGCGGATCTTGGCGTGACTGCTGTTGTGCCGTCGCTTCCAGCGCTTGAGCCGTCGGCCCCGGAAGGGGACTCGAATGTGCCGGCCGGCGCCTTGGTAGGCCTTGTCCGCCCAGCACTTCAGTCCTGCGGCCGCGAGCGCGTCGACGATGCCATGGCTTCGGGCCGCGGTCAGGTCGTGAGTGGCTCCAGGCAGAGCCGGGGAAGCCCAGAGCAGTCGGCCGAATGGGTCGGTGAGGACCTGGACGTTCATGCCGTGCCGCTTGTGTTTTCCCGAGTAGTAGGGGGTGTCGGCGGCGATCCGGTCGATCGGCAGCAGAGTGCCGTCCAGGATCACGAACGCTTTCGTCCGGGCCGTCTCCATCGCCTGGGCCAGGGTCGGAGCGCGAACGGCCAGGACTTCGATGGCCTCGTGTATGTACCGGTAGACGGTAGCGATGCCGATTCCGAAGCCGGCGGCAAGCTGGGCGTAGGTGTCGCCGCACCGCAGGTGGGCCAGGGCGAGCAGGGCCTGGCGGCCGGCGGGCAGGCGTCGCCACCGGGTACCGATCTCCCGTCGCCGGACTGCAAGCTGCTCGGCCAGGTGCTGCAAGGTACTGCTGGAAAGATCGATCGACGACGGGTAGGCAAGCACGCGAAGCTCCTGGCGGACACGGGTGATCTTGGTCGAGAACCCGTCTACCAGGAGCTTCGTCGTTCCGTACAGCCCGCACCAACCAACACCACAGCCCCACGGTCAGGTTGAAAAGGACTCCATGTATGCAGATAGTTGGGGGCGACCGGAACGACCGAGCGATCGCCGGGCCGACGTACGGATGCCGCACGTCGGCCTGGTATTTCGGTTCTGGTAGCCCCAAGGTAAAAGTGAAGGTGAAATGTGAAGATAATTTGGCCCCTAATCAGGCTCGGATGCATCGTTTTGTCGGCAGTCGCGCCATTGTCCGTCCTCTACTACGTCTTTTTCGGCGTGTTCGAGGCGCAGTCCGGAGCGGATGTGCAGAGCGGGGGTCGGTGGGCGGTTGCACTCCAGGTTGCCCTTCCCGCAGCGGCCGTCGAATTGGGGACCATCATGGTCGTGATGCTCTGGGCCAAGGCGATGAGCACCAATCCCGCCTCACGTTCCGCTCGCGTTGTCTCGGTCGCAATGGCCGCCCTCTGCGCGAGTATCCTCACCTCGTTCTTCGTGGGCCTGGCGGCGTGGCCCGTGGTCCTATTGAGCTGCATTGTGCCTGCCAGCCTGGCCTCCTCTGCCTTCATGCGGTCTACTACGGCCGTGACCACCCCGCGCGCCTGAGAGTGGCGAATTCCAGGGTCGTAGCAACACAGTGATCAACTGGCTGTTGCCAGGAGCTTAGCGAGACGCTCGGCTGGGGTTTCCCAGCTGAGCGTTTTGCGTGGTCGGCTGTCCAGCTCGGCCGCGACGGCGTCCAGTTCCTCACAGGTTGTAGCGGGCCAGGTGGGTGCCTGCGATCTCTCGGGTTGGTGTCAGTGGCGGTGAGGGTCAGTGGCGGGGATTGTTGTCGTGGGTTCTTGTTGCTGGTCAGAGCGGTGTCGATCGTCTGGTTTCACTGTCATGAGGCGTTATCTCATGGTGGGTGACGCTGTCTCAGGTTCGAGAGTTCTTATGTAGTGAGGCCGGTGGGCGCGGTCTGACCGTACCCGGGCCGCCGACCCCGACGCGCTCTGATCACAGCGGCCGACAGCACGAGACCCCGGGCGGTAAGGGCCGCCCGGGGTCTCTGTGTGACATGACGTGACGTCTGTCAGCCGGTTCAGCGGCGGGCTGCGGCTGGTGTCACGTCCATTCCATTCCGAGTTCGGTGAGGGCGTCGCGTTGTTCGGGGGTGAGCTGGTGGCGTCGGGTTTTGGTGTTGCTGATGAATACGCCGAGTTTCACCAGGTGCTTCTGGCCGTCGATGTCGACGGGTTCTTCGTGTTTCCTCGGTACCGGCCGTTCGTGTCCTTCGCGCTGAAGGTACTGCGCAAGGGCCGCGACTCCCCGTCGGAACGGAGCCGACAACCCGCCCGCCCCTTTCGTCGCGCGTGTTGTCACCGGGGTGGGTTCCGGCTCGTCGGGTGTCACACCGAGCCCGGTCAGCCGCTCTTGCTGCTCACCGCTCAGCTGTGCCCAGGTGTGTGCCTTCCGCTGCTGTGCCAGCCATTTCCCCAGGTCGTCACCCTCGAAGAGGACACCGGGCTGGATGTCGGGGAGGTTTCCGCTGGCCTCGGTGTCGGCAAGGTCCGCGAGGACCCGGTAGTGGCGTTGCCAGTCCAGCGGCCACGAACAGTTCCAGTCCTCATCAATGGTAGCCAGCTGCTCGGCCCGCGTCCCGGCCCGTTCCGGGTCTTTGCTCAGGCCGTCCTTCCTGCGCAGGTTGGCCATGAGCTGCCCGATTGCCACCAGGTCGTCGTCCGCCTCACCCCACACGGCGTCCTGCCGCGGCGCCAGATGCCCATGGGCCCGGCGGAAGGACCGCAGCGCGGCAAGCTTCGCCTCCCATGCTTCGTCCCCTGGTTCCCACACCATCCCCTCCTCATCGAGGAGTTCTTTGCGATGGTCATCGAGCTCACCGGCCCGCTGCGCCCGCCGTTGCTGGTGGACCCACCGCCCCAGCGGGAACCGGGTGACGCCGACTTCGGTCTCGGTGTCGTACGGCACGGCGTAGAGTCCGGTGATCTCATGCTCACCACGCCAGCGTCGCAGGGCTTGGTAGCCGTCGAGCCAGACCAGTGACTCCGGCCGGAATACCCGGGTCCGGAGGAACGCCGCGATCGTCGCGGGATCGCGTGGCGTGGAGAAGTGCAGCAGCGCGGACTCCACCACGGCCTCCGTCCCGTCCTCCAGGGCGACGGCCTCACCCTCCCCTTCGGCCGGGATGATCCGCCCGTCCTCATCCCGTGTCACGTGCACCGGCCGCTCCCGGCTGCTCCGTGTCAGGGCACGCGAAGCCAGCTGCTCGACCAGACGCTCATCATGAGAGCGGAGCCCCTGAAGGAGAGCGACAAGGGGTGCATACGAGGCTGAGGCGATCATGTCGGTGGGGTCCTCGCCGGGGTGCAGCAAGACCGGCACGATGATGCGGGCGGTCTTCGTCGTCCCGTCCGGGTTCGGGCGCAGCGCCCGTCCGATGTTCTGGACGATCTCGACCTGGGAGCCGCGGGTGTCGGCGAAGCAGACGGCTTCGACGCCGCGTTCGCCGACGATGTCGACGCCTTCGCCGAGGATGCGTACGGAGGCGAGGAATGCCCGGTGCACGCGGCGGTCCTCCGGATCAGTCCCGTTGGCGAACTGGCGGAGTACCTCGCGCCGCTCGCTGACGAGGTGGTCGCCGCACAGCCAGTCTGCCCAGACCCGGTCCGGTGGGACGTGCCGGTAGGGCTCCAGCTCGTAGCGCTTGGCCTTGATTGAGGAT from Streptomyces sp. NBC_00654 includes the following:
- a CDS encoding transposase family protein, which encodes MLAYPSSIDLSSSTLQHLAEQLAVRRREIGTRWRRLPAGRQALLALAHLRCGDTYAQLAAGFGIGIATVYRYIHEAIEVLAVRAPTLAQAMETARTKAFVILDGTLLPIDRIAADTPYYSGKHKRHGMNVQVLTDPFGRLLWASPALPGATHDLTAARSHGIVDALAAAGLKCWADKAYQGAGRHIRVPFRGRRLKRWKRRHNSSHAKIRCVGEQAMAVLKGWRLLRKLRCSTNRITDIVKAVLVLHHAST
- a CDS encoding DEAD/DEAH box helicase, producing MSAIQLREHQVDANARIRKWVGFPARTAVPERGARATVVSATGSGKTITAAWAALDNFRDGRILVMVPTLDLLVQTTLVWRRVGHNEPMVAVCSLEKDDVLEALGVNTTTNPIQLALWAGRGPVVVFATYASLVDREDVNAPLGEEKVRGPLEAALAGGERLYGQSMSGFDLAIIDEAHSTAGDLGRPWAAIHDNARIPADFRLYLTATPRILASPRPQKGKDGKELEIASMTSDPAGPYGEWVFELGLSESIERGVLAGFEIDVIEIRDPEPVPGMSEEALRGRRLALLQTALLEHAAAHNLRTVLTFHQRVEEARAFAEKLPETAAELYATEASDRFLKDAAKLPASSIKAKRYELEPYRHVPPDRVWADWLCGDHLVSERREVLRQFANGTDPEDRRVHRAFLASVRILGEGVDIVGERGVEAVCFADTRGSQVEIVQNIGRALRPNPDGTTKTARIIVPVLLHPGEDPTDMIASASYAPLVALLQGLRSHDERLVEQLASRALTRSSRERPVHVTRDEDGRIIPAEGEGEAVALEDGTEAVVESALLHFSTPRDPATIAAFLRTRVFRPESLVWLDGYQALRRWRGEHEITGLYAVPYDTETEVGVTRFPLGRWVHQQRRAQRAGELDDHRKELLDEEGMVWEPGDEAWEAKLAALRSFRRAHGHLAPRQDAVWGEADDDLVAIGQLMANLRRKDGLSKDPERAGTRAEQLATIDEDWNCSWPLDWQRHYRVLADLADTEASGNLPDIQPGVLFEGDDLGKWLAQQRKAHTWAQLSGEQQERLTGLGVTPDEPEPTPVTTRATKGAGGLSAPFRRGVAALAQYLQREGHERPVPRKHEEPVDIDGQKHLVKLGVFISNTKTRRHQLTPEQRDALTELGMEWT